Proteins from one Cystobacter ferrugineus genomic window:
- a CDS encoding sigma 54-interacting transcriptional regulator — MTSSDRTRATPASRKDDGRPAEAPGAADAQDLSVTRPYAHAPNAPEGPAVRRFLLTVVEGPGPGTVWDSVSDACSIGSHPSNDFTLDDPTVSRFHCEIRVGPRGARVKDLDSTNGVILDGVQVSEGYLRGGSLLRLGRAVVRFDYSSDSNRLPVAERTRFGSLVGVSVPMRMCFALLERAAARDVTVLLEGETGTGKSQAAQAIHQESARRDKPFLTVDCGAIPADLLESELFGHEKGAFTGAAARRIGAFEEAHGGTVFLDEIGEMPAELQPKLLRVLEAREIRRVGTNAYVPVDVRIIAATNRDLRAEVNAGRFRSDLFFRLAVLRVPLPPVRQRPEDLQLLVEQILLGLGAEPERTQALRSPGFISRLEQAAWPGNVRELRNYLERCLVFEDTLELTDVAPQGSRAEVDPKVPYAEARRLALDDFERRYLRALLALHQGKVSQAAAGADMDRVYLYRLLRRHGIK; from the coding sequence ATGACTTCGTCCGATCGGACTCGAGCAACGCCTGCTTCGCGCAAGGACGACGGGCGGCCCGCCGAGGCGCCTGGGGCAGCGGACGCCCAGGACCTGAGCGTGACCCGGCCCTACGCGCACGCGCCGAACGCACCCGAGGGGCCCGCCGTCCGCCGCTTCCTGCTCACCGTGGTGGAGGGGCCCGGACCGGGGACCGTGTGGGACTCGGTGTCGGATGCGTGCTCCATCGGCTCGCACCCGAGCAACGACTTCACCCTGGATGACCCCACGGTGTCGCGCTTCCACTGTGAAATCCGCGTGGGCCCCCGGGGCGCGCGGGTGAAGGACCTGGACAGCACCAACGGCGTCATCCTGGATGGGGTGCAGGTGTCCGAGGGCTACCTGCGCGGGGGCAGCCTCCTGCGGCTGGGGCGCGCCGTGGTGCGCTTCGACTACAGCTCGGACAGCAACCGGCTGCCGGTGGCCGAGCGCACGCGCTTCGGCTCGCTCGTGGGCGTGTCGGTGCCCATGCGCATGTGCTTCGCATTGCTCGAGCGCGCGGCGGCCCGGGACGTGACGGTATTGCTGGAGGGAGAGACGGGCACGGGCAAGAGCCAGGCGGCGCAGGCCATCCACCAGGAGAGCGCCCGCCGGGACAAGCCCTTCCTCACCGTGGACTGTGGCGCCATTCCAGCGGACCTGCTGGAGAGCGAGCTGTTCGGCCACGAGAAGGGGGCCTTCACGGGCGCGGCCGCGCGGCGCATCGGTGCCTTCGAGGAGGCGCACGGGGGCACCGTCTTCCTCGACGAGATTGGCGAGATGCCGGCCGAGCTCCAGCCCAAGCTCCTGCGGGTGCTGGAGGCTCGGGAGATCCGCCGGGTGGGCACCAACGCCTACGTGCCGGTGGACGTGCGCATCATCGCCGCCACCAACCGGGACCTGCGCGCGGAGGTGAACGCGGGGCGCTTCCGCTCGGACCTGTTCTTCCGCCTGGCGGTGCTGCGCGTGCCGCTGCCCCCCGTGCGCCAGCGGCCCGAGGACTTGCAGTTGCTGGTGGAGCAGATCCTCCTGGGGCTGGGCGCGGAGCCGGAGCGGACGCAGGCGCTGCGCTCGCCCGGCTTCATCTCGCGGCTGGAGCAGGCGGCGTGGCCGGGCAACGTGCGCGAGCTGCGCAACTACCTCGAGCGCTGCCTCGTCTTCGAGGACACGCTGGAGCTCACGGACGTGGCGCCACAGGGCAGCCGAGCGGAGGTGGACCCCAAGGTGCCATATGCCGAGGCACGGCGCCTGGCGCTGGACGACTTCGAGCGGCGCTACCTGCGCGCGCTCCTGGCGTTGCACCAGGGCAAGGTGTCCCAGGCGGCCGCGGGCGCGGACATGGACCGGGTGTACCTCTACCGCCTGCTCAGGCGCCACGGCATCAAGTAG
- a CDS encoding type VI immunity family protein produces MRYPRIRHFNEHGRLRASDAVILSFYLRHPNERFAPAVVRALELLRERIRPYSFERYVGEGQTEPLDEPSWEKLRQQTLAPGPEEAVFLVLEGKSDDVDELHVDYRGLDIVPLPWPDRKHDVSVLYIRLPTEYLEERGPAHVQTLALELAAELPFNSGYVDFALCTDPWYFSEVLPLIHPRFPGVHLASSSAELSMDTWVEGVHWMNFLGQPVLGQLGGVAALKEALSLPGISLQEMSGDRVLITLSERPEPGDTQAGQTLPLHRALARLLEPHLHHWGFPATRLDAEQILRWERRFLD; encoded by the coding sequence ATGAGATACCCTCGGATACGGCACTTCAACGAACACGGTCGATTGCGCGCAAGCGATGCGGTGATTCTGAGTTTTTACCTGCGGCATCCCAATGAGCGGTTCGCACCGGCCGTTGTACGCGCCCTGGAACTCTTGCGGGAAAGAATACGTCCCTATTCCTTCGAACGATACGTCGGTGAAGGACAAACCGAACCGCTTGATGAGCCCTCCTGGGAGAAGCTCCGCCAGCAGACGCTCGCACCAGGGCCCGAGGAAGCCGTTTTTCTTGTCCTGGAGGGCAAGTCAGACGATGTGGATGAACTCCACGTGGACTACCGGGGCTTGGACATCGTCCCACTCCCCTGGCCCGACCGAAAGCATGACGTGAGCGTCTTGTACATCCGCCTGCCCACGGAATATCTGGAAGAGAGAGGCCCGGCTCACGTGCAAACCCTGGCCCTCGAGCTGGCGGCGGAGTTGCCCTTCAACTCCGGATATGTGGACTTCGCGCTCTGCACGGACCCGTGGTACTTCAGCGAGGTCCTCCCCCTCATCCACCCACGCTTCCCTGGAGTCCATCTCGCCTCGAGCAGCGCGGAGTTGAGCATGGACACCTGGGTGGAGGGAGTGCACTGGATGAACTTCCTCGGACAGCCCGTGCTGGGCCAGCTCGGTGGCGTCGCCGCCCTGAAGGAGGCCTTGTCCCTTCCAGGCATCTCCCTCCAGGAGATGAGTGGAGACCGGGTGCTCATCACCCTGAGCGAGCGGCCCGAACCGGGAGATACGCAGGCGGGCCAGACGCTTCCCCTGCACCGCGCCCTCGCCCGGCTGCTCGAGCCCCACCTCCATCATTGGGGGTTTCCCGCCACCCGGTTGGACGCGGAGCAGATACTGCGCTGGGAGCGCCGCTTCCTGGATTGA